From the Drechmeria coniospora strain ARSEF 6962 chromosome 02, whole genome shotgun sequence genome, the window TTCGGAACCGACGACCAACCACGAATCACGTACGTACACGGCACCATGCTGATTCTTCTTACTAGAGTTTCCGCACATGGACCCTGGAAGAACATGAAAGGCGCAGCTCAGACGCTCCGCTCCTCCGTTGTTCGCGTATCGATCGACAAAAACTGGAAGGAGTGCGGTGAAGCCGTCGTCCAAACGGCATGTGGCTCAGTAAATTCGTCTATCATTCCGAACTTGCCCTCCATCTTATCGCATCCCCTCTCATGATGCATGAGGCCGATCTCTGTGCCCGTCCTCGCACCCTTCTCATCTGCATTGTTCCAGACCATGCCCGACATGGTTATTGATGGCCAAAATCAAACAGTCGACTCTGCTAATGTACACGGTCGCGTTGGCCCTGGAGGAGGACGGGGCACGCGACCAAGCCGTTTTCCATCGTTAGGTTTTTGGAAATTTCCATCACTGACTGGCTTGATCATCAGCGACAATCCACGACCGGTTGCAGGCATGTCGATCGGGGTCGGCATCGACAGTCGggagggacgaggagagcAAGGGACTCACGGTGGCAGAAGAATCTCGCCCCAAGGGCTGGAAAGGAAGGCCACGGCAGCCTTGAACAAGAAAAACATCTGTCAGTCATCGGGCCACGGATCGGCTCGTGTCTGTCTGCTTACCCCGAAGACGGCAATGCTgcggacgacggcagcgttcTCGGAGGAGGTCAGGGTCTCGTAGGTGGAGGCAACGAAACCCTTTGGTGCGCGGCGCGAGCCGGGGCCATCGACGTACATGCGTTTGGGAGGCATCTTGGCGATTAGGTTGGTAGGCAAGCTTCGGTTTGGGGAGTTGGTCGAACGAGCGGATCGGAAGGCAGGTTTGGCAGTCGATGTCGAGAGTGGAGTGGGCGTCAGTCGAAAAAATGGTCAGCGCCTGCCGTGGAGTGCCGCTCTAACAGTTTCGCGCTGTGGACCCGTGTCAAGCTGATAGTAGcaggcagtacggagtgctcggtAGCTGGTTGGAGAgcaagcactgtaattacaccGTAATACTTGGAGAATGGAGCGTCGAGCGTCAATGgttactgtacggagtaagtactgtacatgtacagtatacacTGGCTCGCTAGTATTGAACTACTGCTAGCGGTGGTCCAGGCCCACGCCCTGGGTTAGTGATACTTgggactccgtactgtacagtacatgtacggagtacacttgctatacatgtacttacataattgttgtacggagtacggagtaagtacacgcaCACTTATTGCAGTGCAAGCCCGTGGTCTTGTTTGCGTCATGTCTGCGGAGCACGATCAAGTGCGATGCAGGAATAGAGCTTTGATACACAGGCTATCATAGCGACCACAGCATACCTTGATCAAGCTGCAGAGCACGATGCTCAGATTTTCTCCTATTTCCTGATTCATGGATGTTCCATCTGTTCCATAGCAAAAAACATTTGGTGGTGAATCACGGACACAGAAGTACGACAGAGTCGACAAATACGTTGACCAGCATCATCATCCGCCATCAGCCAGCCCTGTGCATCTGCTGAGATACATCAGTGCCATCGGCAAGCGTACCAACCTTCTATACttcctcgtcaccaccaACCGTCTCGGCATCATTTTTCGACCCATTCCACTCCGCCCCAAATCTtgcccatggccgccgaTGCGCAGCCGACACCCCAGGTCCCTCCCGATGGCCTTCTGTCTCCCCCCCCAGACCTCAACCGTGTCCCATCGTCCGCCGCTAGTGTCCttctgcctctgcctcccCCGAGGAGCGAACCGCTGCTTCCGGGGGGGCGTTTGGAAGACTCGGTAAGGCGTCGTGTCGAAAAGGAGCTCACAAATGTAAGCCGCCGCTACGTCAAGCGGGGCGGCAGCCCAGACAGGTCAGATCCCCTACCTGGCTTCACCAGCTTTGAAGAGGTGTGTCGGGAGCTAGACAGCCTTGTGGATGTTTTGTGGAAGACAGCAACTCGTATGTGGCAAGAAAATCGGCCCCTTCCAAACAAGGTACCTCCTGCTAACGCGTCACAGCGAGCTTGCAAATACCGCTTCTCCTGCGACTCGGGAGCGACTTCACGCAATATGTTGCGTCCTTTCCTCCAGACCCGCAGTTTAGcttcgccctcctcggcaagctcgaccACTGCTTCGCcagcctcctcgccggcaaaGACATCGATTCCGGAGCGCTTCTGCCAGGCCTCCAAACGGGCCCGCAGGCAGGCATGAGCGTCACCGATATGGTCCGGTGCCGTAGTCTTGTGGAGCAGACCCGCCTTCTCATGGCCGAGGTGATGAGCCATGAGCTGAGCGAGagcggaagcggaagcggaaGTGGAAGCGAAGGCGAGGGCAacgatgaagacgacgaggaaggcatggacgccgacgatgccgaggcggacATTTACCTGGGCACGGCTCGTGTGTATGAGAAGACCATCGTTCAGCTGGGACGTCGGCTGGGAGAACCGCTGGTTGATGAGAATGCGCCCACAAACGTCCTGCCGAGCCCTACATGTCCGGCCTTGGCCTAAGTGAGTTGCCTGCGACGGGTTCTTTGGGACCAGTCGTGGCGCATACTGGGCAATGCATCACCAACATGAAGGCGCGATGCTCAGGTGAATAAGAAACTCGCTGGCTGTGTCGTAGAACGAGAAGGTCGGGGTACGCATATCGGAATCCCGTCGAGCCGCAACGCCGGCAACACGCCGAGTTTCTGCCAGAGCAAAGGTCGAGTGAGCTCATCACTTGTTTGTCATGTTTCACTCTCCTCGATGGTGAGCGATTCATTGCTTCTCCGTGCAGCAATAAAGCAATAAATACATCCTTCCAAGGGTTTTCTGTGGAAGTGAGAGATCAGATGCCGTGTCTGTCTTCAAGGGCCCCCGAGGAGCAAAGTTTTTATGAAGCTTCACGTTATCTACTGTGAGCGGAGTTGCTGTACAGAATCCAATACAATCCGCCCTTGTTCAATGGACCGCACGTAGCAGCCACCATGAAACGGATGCTCCAGCTCCCACCTTGGCAGGCGTTTGTATGGATTCGCAAACCCACCATCAGCAACTTGCGTCTCGAGTAACAGCAGTGTCCTGGAGCTGCCATGACTTGGGCCTCGCATCAACGCTCACTCGAGCTCGATTCGCAAACAGATATGCGGAGCGTTCCTCTGAGCATGCCAGCCTCACCTGCCCCATGCAAGGCATTGACCATCACATGAAACAAATCGGATGCTACCCACGATGCTCACTTTCGCCAATCACGGGGAACACATTTTCCCGTGTGATCGTGCAGTCGATGGCAGTGACAGGAATGCTGAAAAGAGATGCTACTACCTCCGTCACGGAGGGACTGAAGCAACGGGAACGTACGACTAGGAAATGAATATCTAGCCTCGGAATCTGCAATACAAAGTGGTATGTGTCGATGCTTTGAGCCTCGATGACGTAGTGTAGACCAAACAAAAAAAACAACTCGGCAACGTCTTGGACGCCTCCTCACTGTCCGATACCTTTCCTTGGCTTGCAGGGTGAAGATGAGACAAAGAAAAGTGAAAACGACATTGGACGACTCCTTCCCCGTCTCGAACCACAAAACAGAGACGTCGAACCCTCCCGGAGCCCAGATCGCCGCGTAAGCCATGATGTAAGACCCCATTGAACGCCGCGTCGAATGATGCCCGATTAGACTTGTAACAACGTGACGAAAGGAAAGACTGTGTGCGAGTCGTCTCCGGCCCGTACTCCTTGCTCCTCTCACTCGGCACCAATCTCGCCCccctccatcgtcgagaATCCGTTGAAGTCAAAGGGTTCGTTGTTGTCCTCGTGCAAAAACGAGTCGAAATCAAAATCGTTCAGGACATCGCCCGACTGCAAGGGGTTGGCCAGCTCCATGGTGCCAAAGTCGACCTGGGCTGGATTAGGAACGGACGGCTGGGGTAACGATGAGCaagagggggggagggggacgaACCATGCTGCCAAAGTTGTCCATGCTCATAGCACCGTTCTGGTTTGGGTCTCCCTGCGTCTGTTGCGGCATAGGGGGCCCTTGCGTGGGAGCAGGCGCAGCCGCCGTGACAGTTGGtgcagccgtcgtcgcctgggCGCTTGCTCCGCCTCCATTCTGCACGTTCTTGTTGAAGACGgaggtcgccggcgtcatcggcgTAGCGGGCGTCGGTGGCTCTGGCTCGTTGTCACCCGCCGGCGTTGCCGCCGTGTTGGCCGCGTTCTGGCTTGCCTTCTTCtgcgcggcggcagcagcacgcTGTCGAATACGTTAGCACGAAAGCCGAAACGGGTGAAACGGCACGCTCGACGCTTACCTTGTCCTTGGCAGCCTTGGactccttcttcttcggcgCCGCTTTGTTGCTCTGATTCGGCGTCGGAGGGGCGGCTGCGGCCTGCTGCGGGGACGCGGTTGTGCGATTGTTCGTCGCCACGGCAGGTGCTGAAGGGGGTGGCATGGAACGCTGCTGAGGCGTaccctgctgctgcggctgcggctgcggctgctgctgctgctgttgctgcatGTCCTGGGGCATCATCTGTCCGTTCGGTCCTTGCTGCCACTGCTGGTGGGCGCCCTGCTGTTGCTGTCCTGGCTGGGGCTGCTGGCCCTGCTGAccctgctgttgctgctgctgctgctgctgttgacGAGCAACCATCATTTGCTGGGGCGTCATCTGACCGTTGAACGGCTGTCCGGGGTGCGAGCTTGGGGGTCGCATGCCGTTCATCTGCGCTTGCGCGGCAGCCATGTTGCCCTCCATTCCCTTGTTGAAGAAATGCGGTGCCATGTTCGGGTCGATGTGGTTGCCCATAAAGTTCATCGCTGGGTTCGGGGATTCACGAgactggccgccgtcgggcgcGGGCGAAGGCACGCCCGAGTTGTTCATCTGCGGCGTGCCACGCTTCATCTGATCCGCAGGATTGGGAGAGGCTCCCGTCCGCATCGCTTGGGGGGAGGCATCCGGGAAGGGCTGGCCGTTTGGTCCTTGCGCCCCAGGTGTCTGACCTTCTCTGGGTAAGCTGCCGGGTATGCTATCCTGCTCCTGGCGGGCCATCATGAGCCTCTTCTTGTTCTGCTGCTCCAACAGCATCAGCTGCATCTGATAGTCCTGCAGCGCGTGGTTGCTGCCGGATCCGCCCTGGGCGCCTCCCGGGCCGGGCCGAATGCCACCGGGACCGGACATGTCGCCAGGATTGTAAAATGCGGTCATGGTGGTCCCGTCAGGGCCCTGGGCCATCATGGGGGAGCCCTGGCTTTGAGGGCCGCCGGCGTTGGGCATCTGTTTGTTTCCCATCTGCGAACCATGGTGTTGCTGGAGGTTCTGGGAGTAGGTGGCGATGGATTTCTGCTGCGCAGCCGGGGGGGCGTTGATGAAGTTCTGGAACTGCTGGGGATTGAGAGAGTTGGGGTTGATGCCGTTCACCGTCAGCATGtggtgggcggcggcggcgttggggttggcggcgagcggctgACCGGCCATGACCTGGCCGGGACGTCCGTTCGCCATCATGGCACCAGGTTGGTTGGGGTTGAAgggggcgccgccgtcgacgcgctgCCGCTTGGAGGGCGAAGGCGCATTCTCGCCCGAGGCAGGGGACGAGGGGCGTTCGCGGTTCGCATCCATACCGGACGGGTCGCGCTGCATCTGGTTCTGCTTGGCCTGTTGCAGCATCATTTGAGGGCTGGTCGAGGGTCAGCGGCAAGAACTCGCGAAGCAGGCTCCGCGGAGTCTCGACATACTTTTGAttgttggccatggcggcgcgAGCAAGGTTGCCCTGCTTCATGCCCATGGCGCCGTTCTGCATGCTCTGCATGTTGCGCAtgtactgctgctgcgccgccATGTCCATGCCGGGGCGCATCTGGCGGAGCAGTTCCTGCTGCTGGTTCTGCTTCAGCCGAGACTGTTGCTGCcgacgggggagggggcgagTCAGTCTGGGTCGGGAACACAGGACGAGCACACGGCACGAGAGGACACGGCGGGGAGCAGGAGTGAATCAGTTCGACGTACCTGAGTGTGGGCGACGTATTGGTTGACGGTTCCGTTTCCGCCCTTGGCACGCTGGGCGTTGTATATGTCCCAGAAGAGGCAGAACCATTCGTGGAGGAAGGAGGTGTCGGAGGCGGGCATCGGCAGCTTCGGGGGTGGCAGGTCTTGAGGGAGCTTGGAGTCGATGTCGTCTTTGGAGTCGGC encodes:
- a CDS encoding TOM core complex subunit Tom6, producing MPPKRMYVDGPGSRRAPKGFVASTYETLTSSENAAVVRSIAVFGAAVAFLSSPWGEILLPP
- a CDS encoding meiotic recombination protein DMC1, producing MAADAQPTPQVPPDGLLSPPPDLNRVPSSAASVLLPLPPPRSEPLLPGGRLEDSVRRRVEKELTNVSRRYVKRGGSPDRSDPLPGFTSFEEVCRELDSLVDVLWKTATPSLQIPLLLRLGSDFTQYVASFPPDPQFSFALLGKLDHCFASLLAGKDIDSGALLPGLQTGPQAGMSVTDMVRCRSLVEQTRLLMAEVMSHELSESGSGSGSGSEGEGNDEDDEEGMDADDAEADIYLGTARVYEKTIVQLGRRLGEPLVDENAPTNVLPSPTCPALA
- a CDS encoding SOM1 protein encodes the protein MNPNVGQANMNPMGGPVGGAPMPMMSNIAANPQAAAARQQQINDNQRGVLNTYIYEYFIRYGMFECARSLLASDQQVNVHKDGAGRRRDENGNVINGADDAMDADSKDDIDSKLPQDLPPPKLPMPASDTSFLHEWFCLFWDIYNAQRAKGGNGTVNQYVAHTQQQSRLKQNQQQELLRQMRPGMDMAAQQQYMRNMQSMQNGAMGMKQGNLARAAMANNQNPQMMLQQAKQNQMQRDPSGMDANRERPSSPASGENAPSPSKRQRVDGGAPFNPNQPGAMMANGRPGQVMAGQPLAANPNAAAAHHMLTVNGINPNSLNPQQFQNFINAPPAAQQKSIATYSQNLQQHHGSQMGNKQMPNAGGPQSQGSPMMAQGPDGTTMTAFYNPGDMSGPGGIRPGPGGAQGGSGSNHALQDYQMQLMLLEQQNKKRLMMARQEQDSIPGSLPREGQTPGAQGPNGQPFPDASPQAMRTGASPNPADQMKRGTPQMNNSGVPSPAPDGGQSRESPNPAMNFMGNHIDPNMAPHFFNKGMEGNMAAAQAQMNGMRPPSSHPGQPFNGQMTPQQMMVARQQQQQQQQQQGQQGQQPQPGQQQQGAHQQWQQGPNGQMMPQDMQQQQQQQPQPQPQQQGTPQQRSMPPPSAPAVATNNRTTASPQQAAAAPPTPNQSNKAAPKKKESKAAKDKRAAAAAQKKASQNAANTAATPAGDNEPEPPTPATPMTPATSVFNKNVQNGGGASAQATTAAPTVTAAAPAPTQGPPMPQQTQGDPNQNGAMSMDNFGSMVDFGTMELANPLQSGDVLNDFDFDSFLHEDNNEPFDFNGFSTMEGGEIGAE